The window TGCTTACCCACAATTTTTTCCGGAGTTAGACCCCATTCGCTCAGTTCTTGGTCAATGCGCTCAATCTCGGCTTCTGGAGCGCCCATTTTCATCACTACAATCATAGTTTCTCCAGCCCCTGCCAAATGATGTGTTTGCTTAACTTCGGGTTGGACGATGAGAAGGTTGGAAGTGGTTGAAGGTTGAAGGTTGAAAGTTGAAGGTTGGAAGTACTAACCTGCTAACCTGCTCCTTGCGAACCTTCAACCTAATCCTTTTGACCCGCAGAGCGCCATGCGGCTGTCATCCGTCCCCAGTTGGTTTTAAACTCTTGCCAACCTAACGTCGTTCCTGGCACATCTTCATCCCACGAAGCCGAGAGAACGCCGTAACTCAATCCCAACACGCCTAAACCAAAAAAGCCCATACTCACGAGTACCACAACCACATTGGGCAACTTTAAGCCAACTTGTGTGACTAAAACATAGCTGGCAAAAAAGGTAACGATGCCCAAAACGGAGGGAATTCCACACAACAGAGCCATCCGGCGTGCCATTCGCTTGCTCACGACATCCGGAATCGCCATCGATTCCTTAGACTTAGTGGCTTTGTGCTCTGGCTTCGTGGATTTTGAACTAGCGGCTGGAGCGGGTTGAGTCTTCGGTGTTTTTTTGCGCTTCTGACGTGGCTCAAAGGGCAAGCGTTGGTCACTGGAGTTTGACGACTTAGCGTCGGAGGAGCTACTGGCTTTTGCCTCACGCCCTGGTTCAGTAGACATAAGTGTAAATGGAAATGGAAAGGGGGTCTATCCGCGAATACCTAGGCGTTGAATCAAGGCTGGATAGCGTTGTGCACTTTCTCGGCGCATATAGGCTAGCAAGCGCTTCCGACGACCAATCAGTTGTAACAATCCTCGTCGAGAGGAATGATCTTTAGAATTCGCTTTTAGGTGTTCGCTCAACCGATTAATGCGTTCGGTGAGCATGGCGATTTGAACTTCTGCCGAGCCAGTGTCGGTTTCATGGACTTGGTAGCCCTCAATAATTTCGTGTTTGCGCTCTTGCGTCAGACTCATGGATAAATTTCGATCATAATAAACCAGCAGTTTTCCATGTTATCACTCTGACGAGTGTGGTTGAAACTCGTCTTGGCGAATGGGGATGGCACAACGTCCCAGGGAAACAATTCTCATCCCTGATTTGTGCTGCCCAATTTATCTGAGCGGCGGTTATCTAGCCACTCTTGCAAAATGATGGCAGCCGCTTTGCGGTCAATCAGACCTTTATTCCGAGAGACTAGGCGATTCTCTGCTTTGATTAATTCTTCGGCCTCCACAGAAGTCAAGCGCTCATCGATATACTCGACAGGCAACTGAAGGGCTTTCGCCAACCGCTTGGCGAACTTTTGGATCTGCCGCGCCTGGGAGCCTAGGGTTCCATCACTGGCATAAGGCAAACCGATAACGAGTAGCTGTACTTCTC of the Allocoleopsis franciscana PCC 7113 genome contains:
- the ruvX gene encoding Holliday junction resolvase RuvX; the protein is MEKISALGLDVGSKRIGVAGCDGLGLMATGLTTIERTSFERDVQQLREWVEQREVQLLVIGLPYASDGTLGSQARQIQKFAKRLAKALQLPVEYIDERLTSVEAEELIKAENRLVSRNKGLIDRKAAAIILQEWLDNRRSDKLGSTNQG
- the rpsO gene encoding 30S ribosomal protein S15 — its product is MSLTQERKHEIIEGYQVHETDTGSAEVQIAMLTERINRLSEHLKANSKDHSSRRGLLQLIGRRKRLLAYMRRESAQRYPALIQRLGIRG
- a CDS encoding PAM68 family protein, producing the protein MSTEPGREAKASSSSDAKSSNSSDQRLPFEPRQKRKKTPKTQPAPAASSKSTKPEHKATKSKESMAIPDVVSKRMARRMALLCGIPSVLGIVTFFASYVLVTQVGLKLPNVVVVLVSMGFFGLGVLGLSYGVLSASWDEDVPGTTLGWQEFKTNWGRMTAAWRSAGQKD